The DNA sequence CCGACCACGACCGCGACCCCCTGACGGGTCCGACCCCCTCACGGGTCCGACCCCCTCACGGGTCCGACCCCCTCACGGGTCCGACCCCCTGACGGGTCGGTCGCTCCCGCGGCCGTATCCGGGCGCGGGCCGCTCCGGGAGGCGCGGTCTGCTCCGGCTCCGGGCCGCGAGCTCAGTCGCTCTCGAACTTGTAGCCCAGCCCCCGGACCGTGACGATGTACCGCGGCTCGGCGGGGTCCGGCTCGATCTTGGCGCGCAGCCGCTTCACGTGGACGTCGAGCGTCTTGGTGTCCCCCACGTAGTCGCTCCCCCACACGCGGTCGATCAGCTGCATGCGGGTGAGCACGCGCCCGGTGTTGCGCAGCAGCATCTCGAGGAGCTCGAACTCCTTGAGCGGCAACGGGGTCTGCTGCCCACCCACCGTCACGGTGTGCCGCTCCACGTCCATCCGGACCGGGCCCGCCTCGATGGTCGCCGGCAGCAGGTCCTCCGGCTCCTGGCCACGACGCAGGACCGCCTTGATCCGGGCCAGGAGCTCCCGCGAGGAGTACGGCTTGGTGACGTAGTCGTCGGCCCCGATCTCGAGGCCAACGACCTTGTCGATCTCGCTGTCCTTGGCGGTGAGCATGATGACCGGGACAGTCGAGCGCTGGCGCAGCGCGCGGCACACCTCGGTGCCGGAGAGGCCCGGCAGCATGAGGTCGAGCAGCACGAGGTCCGCCCCCTGACGGTCGAAGTCGTCGAGCGCCTCGGGGCCGGTCTCGGCCACCGCCACCTCGTACCCCTCCTTGCGCAGCAGGTAGGACAACGGGTCCGAGAACGAGACCTCGTCCTCGACGACCAGGATGCGGGTCATGCGGGGGCTTCTCCTTGCTGCAGGGTTCGGGGAGCGGAGTCGGGGTCGGCGGGCCCGGCGGTGGCCCGGCCACCGGTCCGGTCGGCCGCGGCGGGCAGGCGGATGGTGAAGGTCGAGCCGCGACCCTCCTCGCTCCACACGGCGACGTCGCCGCCGTGGTTCGCGCAGATGTGCTTGACGATGGCCAGGCCGAGGCCGGTGCCACCGGTCGCGCGCGAGCGGGCGGCGTCGACACGGTAGAACCGCTCGAAGATGCGCTCCTGCTCGGACTCGGGGATGCCGAGGCCCTGGTCGGTGACGGTGATCTCGACCATCTCGTCGTGCACCCGGCCGCCGACGGCGACGCGCGAGCCCGGCTCGGAGTACGCGACCGCGTTCCCGACGAGGTTGCGCACGGCGGTGACGAGCAGGTCCTCGTCGCCGAACACCTTGAGGTCCGGCGCGCAGGCCTCGACGATCTCGATCTGCTTGGCGTCGGCCCCGACGCGCGAGTAGTCGATGGCCTCGTGGACGGCCGCCGTGACGTCGACGAGCCTCGGCTCGTGCAGCGTGTCGGCCACCTGCAGGCGGGACAGGTCGACGATCTCCTTGACCAGCTGCGTCAGCCTCGCGCTCTCGACCTGCATGCGGGTGGCGAAGCGCGCCACCGCCTCGGGGTCGTCCTTCGCGTCGAGGATGGCCTCGGCCAGCAGGCCGATCCCGCCCACGGGCGTCTTGAGCTCATGGCTGACGTTGGCGACGAAGTCGCGTCGGACCTCCTCGACCCGCCGCGCCTGCGTGTGGTCCTCGACGAGGAGCAGGACGTGGTTGCTGCCCAGGGGGGCGACGCGCGCGTGCATGATCGACTGGGCCTGCCCCAGCGGTCCCCGCGCGAGCGCGAGCTCCGCCTCCCGGATGACGCCGTCGCGGCGCACCTGCCGCGCGAGGTGCCGCAGCTCGGCGTGGACGAGGTCGCGACCCCGAACGAGCCCGTAGGCGACGGCCGACGGCGAGTTGTTGATGACCTCGTCGGCCGAGTCGACCACGATGGCGCCGCTGCGCAGGACGGCCAGGACGTCCGCGACGCCGGCGGGCAGGGCCGACGCCGAGGCCTCGGAGGGCGGGACGCTCGTCTGCTGGCGCTCGGAGTAGCGCACGGCGACGACGGCGACGGCGCCGGTGAGGAGACCGGCGAACCCCGCCAACAGCGCAGCAGTCGTCGCGTCCACGCCTCAAAGATACGGTGCACCCGGGACCGCTCCGGTCGGCCGCCGCCTCCTCCCGCGGGCGCGTCCCCAGATGTTCACCTGAGTTCACCCGACCGTTCACTGCTTCGTGGGAGCCTCGGTCGGAACGCAGACCACGCACGCCCCGTGCCGACACCCAAGGGACGCAATGCGCAACGCCTTTCACGAGGACCTCGACCTCATCTCCGACCAGCTCGTCGAGATGACGCGACTGGCCGGTTCCGCGATGGCCCGGGCCACGACGGCCCTGCTCGACGCCGACATCCAGCTGGCCGAGTCGGTCATCGAGGCCGACAAGGAGCTCGACACCCTGCGCGAGGACCTCGACGCCCGCTCCATCGACCTGCTGGCCCGCCAGCAGCCCGTCGCCACGGACCTGCGCATGGTCGTCACCTCGATGCGGATGAGCGCCGACCTCGAGCGCATGGGCGACCTCGCCCGCCACGTCGCCAAGGTCGCCCGACTGCGCTACCCCGACTCGGCGGTGCCGGCCGACATCCGCGCGACCATCCTGCAGATGGGCCAGGTCGCCGAGCGCATCGTCGCCAAGGCGGGCCAGGTCATCGCCGGCAAGGACGTCGAGGGCGCCAAGACCCTCGAGCGCGACGACGACGCGATGGACGAGCTGCACCGCGAGCTCTTCAGCCACCTCATCGACGGCTCCTGGCAGCACGGCACCGAGGCCGCCGTCGACATGACCCTCGTGGGTCGCTACTACGAGCGCTTCGCCGACCACGCCGTGTCGGTCGCGCACCGCGTCGTGTACCTGGTCACCGGTGAATGGGATGTCGCCGAGGACCACGAGGAGCAGGAGGACCGCGCCGACGGGCTGCGGTGACCCCTGCTCCCCGAAGGGCCCGGACCGCCGCGGGGGCGGCGTCCGGGCCCTTCGCGCTGCCTGCGCCGTGACACTCGGCCGGCCGCCGGACCCGCCGCACTCGCCGGGCTCCGCGAAAACCCCACCGGGGCTCTCAACCTCGGCGACACTGGCTCGCGTCTAGGGGGCATGAGCACCGCACTGGTCGAGAGGGGGGTCGCCGTGGACACCACGGAGGAGGACTTCGCGCGCTTCGTCCGGACGCGCTGGGAC is a window from the Phycicoccus sp. M110.8 genome containing:
- a CDS encoding response regulator transcription factor gives rise to the protein MTRILVVEDEVSFSDPLSYLLRKEGYEVAVAETGPEALDDFDRQGADLVLLDLMLPGLSGTEVCRALRQRSTVPVIMLTAKDSEIDKVVGLEIGADDYVTKPYSSRELLARIKAVLRRGQEPEDLLPATIEAGPVRMDVERHTVTVGGQQTPLPLKEFELLEMLLRNTGRVLTRMQLIDRVWGSDYVGDTKTLDVHVKRLRAKIEPDPAEPRYIVTVRGLGYKFESD
- a CDS encoding sensor histidine kinase, producing the protein MDATTAALLAGFAGLLTGAVAVVAVRYSERQQTSVPPSEASASALPAGVADVLAVLRSGAIVVDSADEVINNSPSAVAYGLVRGRDLVHAELRHLARQVRRDGVIREAELALARGPLGQAQSIMHARVAPLGSNHVLLLVEDHTQARRVEEVRRDFVANVSHELKTPVGGIGLLAEAILDAKDDPEAVARFATRMQVESARLTQLVKEIVDLSRLQVADTLHEPRLVDVTAAVHEAIDYSRVGADAKQIEIVEACAPDLKVFGDEDLLVTAVRNLVGNAVAYSEPGSRVAVGGRVHDEMVEITVTDQGLGIPESEQERIFERFYRVDAARSRATGGTGLGLAIVKHICANHGGDVAVWSEEGRGSTFTIRLPAAADRTGGRATAGPADPDSAPRTLQQGEAPA
- the phoU gene encoding phosphate signaling complex protein PhoU translates to MRNAFHEDLDLISDQLVEMTRLAGSAMARATTALLDADIQLAESVIEADKELDTLREDLDARSIDLLARQQPVATDLRMVVTSMRMSADLERMGDLARHVAKVARLRYPDSAVPADIRATILQMGQVAERIVAKAGQVIAGKDVEGAKTLERDDDAMDELHRELFSHLIDGSWQHGTEAAVDMTLVGRYYERFADHAVSVAHRVVYLVTGEWDVAEDHEEQEDRADGLR